A single genomic interval of Helianthus annuus cultivar XRQ/B chromosome 6, HanXRQr2.0-SUNRISE, whole genome shotgun sequence harbors:
- the LOC110944552 gene encoding pectinesterase: MVISSFNGGIKEKLKEKVTDKSGKDKMVVENFLYNIPRMCHKLWAIIMSRTIFVAGRCVIMTVDKIIKVTYTCMILHSIILKDDSQTPFTELCNSIIDDGFGSHKSRIRVSMSQAQDALKHVLARSQSTLDAQTNTTLMNCLKLYIDVINHINRSTTHMNPTDVEKWVEATTVNHSACLTGFKNSNISGLFVDLLAKNRHVANNFYMTRNDRAIQLAKRGATKANLVVAKDGSGDFNTITKAIEASEKKRIGIRRFIIYVKAGIYKENIIIKKSMINLMLIGDGIDATIITNNKSVYEGIPTNNTATVQVWGSAFVAVGITFENTAGPEKQQAIALLSASHLSVFYKCSFKGYQDTLCLLENSQFYRECDIYGTIDFIFGDASAVLQKCNIYVRKPLHGQENTITAQGRTNSRSNTGFVIHNSRVMPTHDLALTKGSVMTFLGRPWRDYSRVVYIKCYLDILIYPAGWLPYMGKSAFDKVYYAEYMNQGKGANTRGRVKWHGYHVLRNSVEAEQFSVRNFLHGMTWIPRTRVPFESHI; this comes from the exons TGTCATAAGCTATGGGCAATTATCATGTCCCGCACCATATTCGTTGCGGGTCGGTGTGTGATAATGACGGTGGACAAGATTATTAAGGTTACGTATACATGCATGATACTGCACAGTATAATCTTAAAGGACGACAG CCAAACCCCCTTCACCGAGTTATGCAACTCAATCATCGATGATGGGTTCGGGTCTCATAAATCTCGCATCAGGGTGTCAATGAGTCAAGCTCAAGACGCCCTTAAACACGTCTTAGCTAGGTCTCAGTCCACTTTAGATGCCCAAACCAATACAACTTTGATGAATTGCTTAAAGCTTTACATAGATGTCATAAACCATATAAACCGCTCAACAACTCATATGAACCCGACTGATGTCgaaaaatgggtagaagcaaccACGGTTAACCACTCAGCATGTCTAACTGGCTTCAAAAACTCCAATATTTCTGGATTGTTTGTAGATTTACTAGCCAAGAACAGACATGTAGCTAATAATTTCTACATGACACGCAATGATAGAGCGATTCAATTAGCCAAACGCGGAGCAACAAAAGCGAATTTGGTGGTGGCTAAAGATGGCTCTGGTGATTTTAATACAATAACCAAAGCCATTGAAGCATCAGAAAAGAAAAGAATTGGAATACGTAGATTTATTATATACGTGAAAGCTGGTATTTATAAAGAGAACATTATTATCAAGAAATCAATGATTAATTTAATGCTCATTGGGGATGGAATTGATGCTACTATAATAACCAACAATAAAAGTGTCTATGAGGGCATACCAACTAATAACACTGCAACCGTCC AGGTTTGGGGTTCGGCTTTTGTTGCGGTTGGGATAACGTTCGAGAACACCGCTGGTCCCGAGAAACAACAAGCCATCGCACTCCTGTCAGCGTCACATCTCTCGGTTTTCTACAAATGTAGCTTCAAAGGGTACCAAGACACTCTTTGCCTCCTAGAAAATTCACAATTTTATCGCGAATGTGACATATATGGAACCATTGATTTCATCTTTGGTGACGCTTCTGCCGTCCTCCAAAAATGCAACATTTATGTCCGAAAGCCGTTACATGGACAAGAAAACACGATAACGGCTCAAGGAAGAACCAATTCAAGATCTAACACAGGATTTGTGATACACAATTCTCGTGTCATGCCGACCCATGACTTGGCTCTAACCAAGGGGTCGGTGATGACGTTTCTGGGGCGTCCATGGAGGGACTACTCGAGGGTGGTATATATAAAGTGTTATCTGGATATCTTAATCTACCCTGCGGGTTGGTTGCCATATATGGGGAAATCTGCATTTGATAAAGTGTATTATGCGGAGTATATGAACCAAGGGAAGGGTGCGAACACTCGTGGTAGGGTGAAGTGGCATGGATATCATGTTTTGAGGAACAGTGTGGAGGCCGAACAGTTTTCGGTTAGGAATTTTTTGCATGGGATGACATGGATTCCTCGTACTAGAGTGCCATTTGAGTCTCATATTTAA